The following coding sequences are from one Vicia villosa cultivar HV-30 ecotype Madison, WI unplaced genomic scaffold, Vvil1.0 ctg.000358F_1_1, whole genome shotgun sequence window:
- the LOC131627332 gene encoding probable LRR receptor-like serine/threonine-protein kinase At4g29180, with amino-acid sequence MALIYEYMANGDLANHLSDKNKNILSWNQRLQIAVEAAEGLEYLHHGCNPPIVHRDVKSKNILLNEKLQGKLADFGLSKIFPNEDFA; translated from the exons ATGGCTCTAATCTATGAGTATATGGCTAATGGAGATTTAGCCAACCACTTGTCTG ataaaaataaaaatatactgaGTTGGAATCAACGACTTCAAATTGCAGTTGAAGCAGCAGAAG GATTGGAGTATCTGCATCACGGCTGCAACCCACCAATTGTTCACAGAGATGTTAAATCTAAAAACATCTTACTAAATGAAAAACTCCAAGGTAAATTAGCTGATTTCGGATTGTCAAAGATCTTTCCTAATGAAG ACTTTGCTTGA
- the LOC131627301 gene encoding pectin acetylesterase 12-like: protein MVKLFWVSIVIGLVFINWVVAYHINETELSLLEAHEGYSFSNLVNQPRMVGITLIQSAAAKGAVCLDGTLPAYHFDRGYGSGANSWLVNLEGGGWCNNVRTCVYRKTTRRGSSNFMEKAIPFTGIMSNNPQENPDFFNWNRVKIRYCDGASFTGDSEDRAARLQFRGQRIWLAAVEELMSKGMRYAKQALLSGCSAGGLATILHCDEFRGLLPRSTKVKCLSDAGLFLDAIDVAGGHTLKNFFNGVVTLQGAQRNLPRACSNHLDPASCFFPENLISGIRTPLFILNTAYDSWQIQSSLAPPANDPRGYWHDCRLNHAKCTGPQIQFLQGFRNHMLNVVRGFSRSNQNGLFINSCFAHCQSERPDTWFADNSPVIGNKAIALAVGDWYFDRAGVKDIDCPYPCDNTCHHLVFR, encoded by the exons ATGGTGAAGCTTTTCTGGGTTAGCATTGTAATAGGACTTGTATTCATCAACTGGGTTGTTGCATATCACATCAATGAAACTGAACTCTCTCTCTTAGAAGCTCATGAAGGTTACTCTTTTTCCAACCTTGTCAATCAGCCTCGCATGGTGGGAATCACCCTTATTCAATCTGCTGCTGCTAAAGGAGCTG TTTGTTTGGATGGAACATTGCCTGCTTATCATTTCGACCGCGGATACGGATCGGGAGCAAACAGCTGGCTTGTTAATTTAGAG GGAGGTGGATGGTGTAATAACGTTAGAACTTGCGTCTATCGCAAGACAACGCGGCGTGGATCATCGAATTTCATGGAGAAGGCGATACCTTTTACGGGAATAATGAGCAATAATCCTCAAGAGAATCCAG ATTTTTTTAACTGGAATAGAGTGAAAATTCGTTACTGTGATGGTGCCTCTTTTACCGGCGATAGTGAAGATAGG GCTGCGCGACTGCAATTTAGAGGACAGCGCATTTGGTTGGCTGCAGTCGAAGAATTGATGTCTAAGGGAATGCGATATGCCAAGCAG GCTCTTCTCTCTGGATGCTCAGCCGGTGGTCTAGCTACAATTTTACACTGCGATGAATTTCGAGGTCTCCTACCGAGGTCTACCAAAGTGAAGTGTCTCAGTGATGCCGGTTTATTTCTAGACGC TATTGATGTAGCTGGTGGACATACCCTCAAGAATTTTTTCAATGGTGTTGTAACCCTACAG GGAGCGCAGAGGAATCTTCCACGCGCTTGTAGTAATCATCTTGATCCCGCCTCG TGCTTCTTTCCTGAGAATTTGATTTCCGGTATCAGAACCCCGCTATTCATTCTTAATACAGCCTATGACTCATGGCAG ATCCAATCAAGCTTAGCTCCTCCAGCGAACGATCCCCGCGGCTATTGGCATGATTGCAGATTAAACCACGCTAAATGTACCGGTCCACAAATCCAATTTCTTCAAG GATTCAGAAATCACATGCTGAATGTTGTTAGAGGGTTCTCAAGATCAAATCAAAATGGATTGTTCATAAATTCATGCTTTGCTCACTGCCAATCTGAGAGACCAGACACATGGTTTGCTGACAACTCTCCTGTCATTGGAAACAAG GCAATTGCTCTGGCCGTCGGAGATTGGTATTTTGACCGAGCCGGTGTTAAGGACATAGACTGTCCTTACCCTTGTGATAACACATGCCACCATCTAGTTTTCAGATGA
- the LOC131627302 gene encoding sm-like protein LSM8: MSAGPGLESLVDQTISVITNDGRNIVGVLKGFDQATNIILDESHERVYSTKEGVQQLVLGLYIIRGDNISVVGELDEDLDSNLDLSKLRAHPLKPVIH, from the exons ATGTCGGCTGGACCTGGACTAGAATCCCTCGTCGATC AGACAATATCAGTCATTACAAATGATGGACGGAATATAGTG GGTGTCCTAAAAGGCTTTGACCAGGCGACAAATATAATTCTTGATGAGTCTCATGAACGAGTTTATTCTACTAAG GAAGGTGTCCAGCAGCTTGTTCTAGGTTTATACATCATTAGGGGTGACAACAT AAGTGTTGTTGGTGAACTGGATGAGGATCTAGATTCCAACCTAGATTTGTCCAAGCTTAGAGCCCATCCCTTGAAGCCCGTCATCCACTGA